The following are encoded together in the Methylomonas methanica MC09 genome:
- a CDS encoding CsgG/HfaB family protein has translation MKFSTLFVLIISSLILSGCVNREINENVQDRGPQVAFSPLPSTSRMTIAISRFTNESVYGSGLFTDESGDRIGKQAADLLSRHLMATQHFNVVERQDINKLKSEAELMGKSEAEFKQNLAGVDALIMGSVVELGRDTTGGVWLVGKEKTQRARARVVLRLVDPKTGVVFYSQEGSGEASISASSTLGFGGTAGFDSTLEGKAIDAAIVNMINNVVSTLDARGKAQP, from the coding sequence ATGAAATTTTCTACGCTGTTCGTTTTAATCATTTCAAGCTTGATCTTATCCGGTTGTGTTAACCGAGAAATCAATGAAAATGTTCAGGATCGAGGGCCGCAGGTGGCTTTTTCGCCCTTACCAAGCACCAGCCGGATGACGATTGCCATTTCGCGTTTCACAAACGAATCGGTTTACGGCAGCGGGCTGTTTACCGATGAGTCCGGTGACAGAATCGGAAAGCAAGCTGCCGACCTATTGTCACGCCACCTCATGGCAACGCAGCACTTTAACGTGGTTGAGCGTCAAGACATCAACAAGCTGAAATCCGAAGCCGAATTGATGGGCAAAAGCGAAGCCGAATTCAAGCAAAATCTGGCAGGTGTCGATGCCTTGATCATGGGCTCTGTGGTGGAGTTAGGCCGCGATACCACCGGCGGCGTTTGGCTGGTCGGTAAAGAAAAAACACAGCGTGCTCGTGCTCGGGTGGTGTTGAGATTGGTTGATCCTAAAACCGGCGTGGTGTTTTATAGCCAGGAAGGTTCCGGTGAAGCGTCTATTTCAGCGTCCAGCACCTTGGGGTTTGGCGGTACTGCGGGATTCGATTCCACGCTTGAGGGTAAAGCGATTGATGCCGCCATTGTGAATATGATCAACAATGTGGTGTCGACCCTGGACGCCCGTGGCAAGGCTCAACCGTAA
- a CDS encoding DUF4810 domain-containing protein, with protein MKFRSQTTICFKSLMLAVMLTGCVPPGLYYWGDYETSLFERYVENNPQHTDAYLTKTLIEAEKQHRKVPPGVYADYGFLLYTRGDKAGAIENFQKERALYPESLALMNKLIERIQQKEKSADVASAPSVEQSATGEQK; from the coding sequence GTGAAATTTCGTAGTCAAACTACGATTTGTTTTAAAAGCTTGATGCTGGCCGTGATGCTGACAGGTTGCGTCCCACCAGGGCTGTATTACTGGGGAGATTACGAAACCAGTCTTTTCGAACGTTATGTTGAAAACAATCCCCAGCATACTGATGCTTATCTGACCAAAACGCTGATTGAGGCCGAAAAGCAACATAGAAAGGTGCCGCCGGGTGTTTATGCCGATTACGGATTTTTGCTTTACACCCGAGGCGATAAAGCGGGTGCCATTGAAAATTTTCAAAAGGAGCGCGCTTTGTACCCTGAATCGCTGGCATTGATGAATAAATTGATCGAACGGATTCAACAGAAAGAGAAATCGGCTGATGTCGCCAGCGCTCCTTCCGTTGAGCAATCAGCCACAGGAGAGCAAAAGTGA
- a CDS encoding DUF799 domain-containing protein — MRILFIVLLAGLMQGCIAPQHANLDAFYAHQPRSIVVVPVVNESPEVTANSVFITSITQPLAERGYYVFPVYLTDMILRDFGLVEAGHVHQLPAERFYELFGADAVLFITIKDWSTKYLVLASSVVVSMEYVLKDTRTGQVLWKNDQGYVHSSGGSDLITMTVSAAINALMTDYLPLARQANFLAFLPPKGIPAGPYHPEYQQDKDKF, encoded by the coding sequence GTGAGAATATTATTCATTGTTTTGTTGGCCGGTCTGATGCAGGGTTGTATCGCACCGCAACATGCAAATCTGGATGCCTTTTACGCGCATCAACCGAGATCAATTGTGGTGGTGCCGGTGGTCAATGAGTCGCCGGAAGTGACGGCAAATTCAGTGTTTATCACCAGCATTACGCAACCTTTAGCCGAGCGCGGCTACTATGTCTTTCCGGTTTATTTGACCGATATGATCTTGCGCGATTTCGGGCTGGTTGAAGCCGGGCATGTTCATCAATTGCCAGCCGAGCGGTTTTATGAGTTGTTTGGTGCAGATGCCGTGTTATTCATCACGATTAAGGATTGGAGTACCAAATATCTGGTATTGGCTTCCTCGGTGGTTGTATCGATGGAATATGTCTTGAAAGACACTAGAACCGGGCAAGTGTTATGGAAAAACGATCAAGGGTATGTGCACAGCTCAGGCGGTAGTGATCTGATAACAATGACTGTTTCTGCCGCCATCAATGCATTAATGACCGACTATCTACCCTTGGCGAGACAAGCTAATTTCTTAGCATTTCTGCCCCCTAAAGGCATACCTGCAGGACCTTATCATCCTGAATATCAGCAAGACAAAGACAAGTTTTAG
- a CDS encoding AbrB/MazE/SpoVT family DNA-binding domain-containing protein yields MQTEIEKWGNSTVVRLPATMLARLKLKVGSPIELTVDDTGFRILPTAVNPVFNLDDLLTGITADNRHDCIEWGPDLGLEDNS; encoded by the coding sequence ATGCAAACTGAAATTGAGAAGTGGGGCAATAGTACCGTTGTTCGATTGCCGGCTACGATGCTTGCACGATTAAAGTTGAAGGTAGGTTCGCCAATCGAACTAACGGTCGACGATACAGGATTTCGCATTCTGCCGACTGCCGTGAATCCTGTTTTCAATTTAGACGACTTGCTAACGGGCATAACTGCCGATAATCGTCATGATTGCATCGAGTGGGGGCCTGACCTCGGCCTTGAGGATAATTCTTAA
- a CDS encoding DUF5397 domain-containing protein, protein MKPIFIDPSLRDLSFLMVGNHLLQLIRRNAIQVLVTPPAIPVGKIKSFGALGPKYEVGHALRQLEDGDWMVEVTLVESGEKVEYRWTRLSDDPEAH, encoded by the coding sequence TTGAAGCCAATTTTTATCGATCCCTCGCTTCGTGATCTGTCCTTTTTGATGGTGGGAAATCACTTGTTGCAATTGATAAGGAGAAATGCGATACAGGTGTTAGTTACTCCACCGGCTATTCCGGTTGGCAAAATTAAGAGTTTTGGAGCACTCGGTCCTAAGTACGAAGTGGGCCATGCCCTTCGTCAATTAGAGGATGGAGATTGGATGGTTGAGGTTACGCTTGTTGAATCGGGTGAAAAAGTGGAATACCGCTGGACCCGTCTTAGTGATGATCCGGAGGCGCATTGA
- a CDS encoding WYL domain-containing protein, producing MSHLTDLETILTWEGSIDNERIRQLLDVKTVWASRLMGELTTRMGDRARRASAHAPLEFIGRSNNRYSPDEYLRVISHHDDKALIEQIEDARVDLSPIHLAIFSASFSAAKTGWGIKIVYRSMTSPSGRESIVFPHSIVRAPRRWHMRAWCEERKSFRDFTLGRISSIEAVDTPAPYTKIDDVEWNQILELVIVAHPDLSVEQQEMIAAEYFPGTTAKRLRVRQCLASYVIQDLRLAIDPVTQLPPEYQLLVSNVDKLPNLFVSNF from the coding sequence GTGTCTCACTTAACTGATCTCGAAACAATACTTACCTGGGAAGGATCGATTGATAACGAGCGAATTCGCCAGCTGTTGGACGTTAAAACAGTATGGGCTAGTCGCCTAATGGGAGAGTTAACAACAAGAATGGGAGATCGTGCCCGCAGAGCATCTGCGCATGCTCCACTGGAATTCATAGGACGATCAAACAACAGATATTCCCCTGATGAATATTTACGGGTAATTTCCCACCATGATGACAAAGCTTTAATTGAGCAAATTGAAGACGCCCGTGTGGATTTGTCTCCGATTCACTTAGCGATTTTTTCTGCGTCTTTCTCTGCTGCTAAAACTGGCTGGGGTATCAAAATTGTTTATCGGTCTATGACCTCACCCTCTGGGCGAGAAAGTATAGTATTTCCCCATAGTATCGTCCGCGCCCCAAGACGCTGGCACATGCGAGCGTGGTGCGAAGAGAGAAAATCTTTCCGTGATTTCACTCTTGGACGCATATCATCAATTGAAGCCGTCGATACGCCTGCACCCTATACAAAAATTGATGATGTAGAGTGGAATCAAATATTAGAACTCGTAATCGTAGCACATCCTGATTTATCAGTAGAACAGCAGGAAATGATTGCAGCAGAGTATTTTCCGGGGACTACAGCTAAACGGCTACGTGTAAGGCAATGCCTAGCTAGCTATGTCATTCAGGATCTTCGCTTAGCAATCGATCCCGTCACCCAACTTCCACCTGAATATCAACTACTAGTGAGTAATGTTGATAAATTACCAAATCTATTCGTGTCAAATTTTTAA
- a CDS encoding Wadjet anti-phage system protein JetA family protein, which produces MNLFDRLPSSLFNPLTGQNNRRAWDLLTQLSERFFGPDCVPDFPEGYLHERITKEIERFLLDRGWEVEGEEESSTPVNVQANQLLSRFVETGWFIEDRVGARVFVNMRPVVARFFELLESFTMEGPQLVGGNIQLIHNQLKHVVTDPKGQAAGFQSAALLCSRLINALNATTLRVRDLIHDLTQEEATPIFVKRFFAEHIEEIYVRDFRQMRTENHPLMLRFEIIELVDQAAHSKPSRSLLLDGYRELPGDRQTTAEDALARDIARFHRLLDVEKFLERMDRVIDSATQRALAYLGYRLKASERMESVLKNAVSSICRAADVGIPIESSLLSPSAVIADYRLRMPNLPPAKPVRRSMKKREMTPRERAELILRKAMIRHRDTTPAAIHRYVESRIPVGSQLDASSLPIESVEDAVAVLVLMRMASILRANPRAIRENPLFRGLKFDVQMKEGTRAETPLFEMADFIVIRRS; this is translated from the coding sequence ATGAACCTATTCGACCGACTGCCCTCATCTTTGTTTAACCCTCTAACTGGGCAGAACAACCGGCGTGCTTGGGACTTACTTACTCAACTATCTGAACGATTTTTTGGTCCAGATTGTGTTCCAGATTTTCCAGAGGGTTATCTTCATGAGCGAATAACCAAGGAAATTGAGAGATTTCTGCTTGATCGTGGATGGGAGGTTGAAGGTGAAGAAGAATCCTCCACGCCTGTCAATGTGCAAGCTAACCAGCTTTTATCTCGATTTGTTGAGACCGGTTGGTTCATTGAAGATAGGGTGGGAGCGAGAGTTTTCGTAAATATGCGACCTGTAGTGGCCCGCTTTTTTGAGCTGTTAGAGAGTTTCACTATGGAAGGCCCTCAATTGGTAGGGGGCAATATCCAATTGATCCACAATCAGTTGAAACACGTGGTTACTGATCCAAAAGGTCAGGCAGCCGGTTTTCAGAGTGCGGCTTTACTATGCTCCCGCTTGATCAATGCTTTGAATGCCACAACGCTACGCGTCCGTGATTTGATTCATGATTTGACTCAGGAAGAAGCTACACCGATTTTCGTCAAACGTTTTTTTGCGGAGCATATCGAGGAAATTTATGTGCGTGATTTTCGTCAGATGCGTACTGAGAACCATCCTTTGATGTTACGGTTTGAAATCATAGAGTTGGTTGATCAAGCTGCGCATAGTAAACCATCGCGCTCATTATTACTTGATGGCTATCGTGAACTACCGGGTGATCGACAAACAACGGCGGAGGATGCATTAGCTAGGGATATCGCTCGATTTCATCGCCTGCTGGATGTGGAAAAATTCCTTGAGCGTATGGATCGGGTGATCGATTCGGCAACTCAGCGTGCCTTAGCTTATCTGGGTTATCGACTCAAGGCATCGGAGCGAATGGAGTCTGTCCTAAAAAATGCGGTTTCATCAATTTGCCGTGCTGCGGATGTCGGCATACCTATCGAATCCAGCTTGTTGTCTCCTTCCGCCGTGATTGCTGACTATCGGCTACGCATGCCTAATCTTCCTCCTGCCAAACCAGTTCGTCGTTCCATGAAAAAGCGTGAAATGACACCGCGAGAACGCGCCGAACTTATTCTCAGAAAAGCGATGATCAGGCATCGTGATACAACGCCAGCAGCTATACACCGTTATGTCGAGTCTCGTATCCCCGTTGGATCGCAATTAGATGCGTCTAGCCTACCAATTGAAAGTGTTGAGGATGCAGTAGCTGTTCTTGTTCTAATGCGTATGGCTTCAATATTACGCGCAAATCCAAGAGCCATCCGTGAAAATCCCCTTTTTCGCGGCCTCAAATTTGACGTGCAAATGAAAGAAGGCACACGAGCTGAAACGCCCCTGTTTGAAATGGCTGATTTCATAGTTATTAGGAGAAGTTGA
- a CDS encoding DUF4194 domain-containing protein yields MPRDWSAIAEASNGSYEIQDFKRALYQLVVQQCLYLRHQGQAVAYRLVSSYRRDFAEALDLMGLRLGFNDRFEYCYVTQDVGTLGAMDLQETLFLLTLRHVYHLRASAGDLTADGEAMVSIPEFEESFKLLCQRSLDTKTESLKSMLRMANRHGLAKSFPAPEGDPQPFVILILPGVTDVLSEHAVSRFGAHISANLLDVEDGVNRQAEVEP; encoded by the coding sequence ATGCCACGCGATTGGTCGGCGATTGCCGAAGCCTCCAATGGGTCATATGAAATTCAGGATTTTAAGCGAGCGTTATATCAGTTGGTTGTCCAGCAGTGCCTTTATCTCCGACATCAGGGACAGGCGGTTGCCTATCGATTGGTATCCAGTTATAGACGCGACTTTGCAGAGGCGTTGGACCTGATGGGGTTACGCCTGGGATTTAATGATCGCTTTGAATATTGCTATGTGACTCAGGATGTTGGTACTTTAGGGGCGATGGATCTGCAAGAAACCTTGTTTCTGTTGACGCTCCGCCATGTTTACCACCTGCGAGCCAGCGCTGGTGATCTGACAGCTGACGGAGAAGCAATGGTTAGTATTCCTGAATTTGAAGAGAGTTTTAAGTTGCTTTGCCAGCGTAGCCTCGATACTAAGACAGAATCATTAAAATCGATGCTTAGAATGGCAAATCGTCATGGTTTAGCGAAGTCCTTTCCTGCGCCCGAGGGTGATCCTCAGCCCTTTGTGATCTTAATTCTTCCGGGTGTAACTGATGTGCTCAGTGAACATGCGGTTAGCCGGTTTGGTGCCCATATCAGCGCCAATCTATTAGATGTCGAAGATGGTGTTAATCGACAAGCGGAAGTGGAGCCATGA
- a CDS encoding SbcC/MukB-like Walker B domain-containing protein produces the protein MKTLVNAHIVQFSLWDYETFQISAGGTAIIGPNGAGKTSLIDAVQIAMVGGHGQHIHFNAQSVHKDARSIRSYALGTMRSGDGENGVITRKRDEALSYISLVFQGKDERDVLSAGICIHATVTDSRTLGLYVFPGVALKLEHHLEEVGDNSKAPIDWELFCHHGRNLSRSAGREPTITSQPESYVRELLHNIQQSVDARRFLRAFGHSINLKAVSSVGDFLRGYLIEATPIDKRGTLQHIKTLRALSQQIEQIKEQIVQLEAIEKSYARVGDLRRKAAVAEAVKLQFASESAGEVAANLEKELTELSQSVEDARRDLPYLEELQTSLQNAYEALLQEFSADPDAQQPAQLLSLRQARSSNVLQTLKEVNRISLQVRMVLQEISDNCDGETSPWIKEVKQNLDIWDGWAKSDHIASVSQMEQVLDLLRRVNPLLQENLESARKIASLAKKASRSSEGKLKALSQGNRITDGNVAQAVLLFANAGITCVPVAELVQVLDIRWQGPIETFLGPHRLALLVQEGSEDEAVELIRREKINDVTIIQPEHLKSEIDRTVASDTVAALLQGENKVALAYLRRILGRMKRVETAAELRREDRALTTDYMLSANGGTKRIRPLPEGRWILGIKLTNEDRSAILEENRQVLLMAREAEQREGKLASASNNLQSTIQQVTKTAYEVAFTLHRTALTELNATPDPDTIPVPDRVAVLQLNLKTAKSEADKSKKDYETRNAEFTKLSTNFDNLKPQLESRREEYQKLQQQLAEAVADTDWDRELANAEYSRISAMDNEELGDALEDLYSKRQTWLKNISSIEQVARDDFIDFINDHSIELFDERNDWRLAHKWVTSHIGKLKDSTLADYENEAQSAREAAEESFQSDVKFKMREAILRVRQEIRDLNKILETCPAFTNGEKYQFVADISPAHKSLYELIVNNSGDSEIDLFSQPETQVNIMALLEASESGQDKGNNPLEDYRLLFNFDLQIRQDGKVVDLLSKRMGVASNGEHRVPFYVIAGAALATAYRIRPGAERSGAGLMILDEAFYGMDAQNSFVTAEFLKSLGLQLLMAGPDSDVGKLAPLLDNYYDLVRYGADVFVEQVRVKEPARRLLSSDIPLLHQELLDAQEAQLIANVQ, from the coding sequence ATGAAAACTCTAGTTAATGCACATATTGTGCAGTTTTCATTGTGGGACTATGAAACTTTCCAAATTTCAGCGGGTGGTACTGCGATTATCGGTCCAAACGGTGCGGGAAAAACGAGCTTAATTGATGCAGTTCAGATTGCAATGGTGGGTGGTCACGGCCAGCATATTCACTTCAACGCACAGTCTGTACACAAGGATGCTCGAAGCATTCGATCCTACGCGCTCGGCACGATGCGGTCAGGGGATGGTGAAAATGGTGTGATTACTCGCAAGCGCGACGAGGCGTTATCTTATATCTCTCTTGTGTTTCAGGGGAAAGATGAACGAGATGTTTTAAGCGCTGGGATTTGTATTCATGCAACAGTGACTGATAGCCGTACCCTTGGACTTTATGTGTTTCCGGGGGTTGCCCTGAAACTCGAGCACCACCTTGAAGAGGTGGGTGACAACAGCAAGGCGCCCATCGACTGGGAGCTCTTTTGTCACCATGGTCGTAACCTTTCCCGCTCAGCAGGACGAGAGCCAACGATTACCAGTCAGCCCGAATCCTATGTCAGGGAGTTACTCCACAATATTCAGCAAAGTGTTGATGCACGCAGGTTTCTGCGAGCATTTGGTCATAGTATCAATCTTAAAGCAGTAAGTAGCGTTGGTGACTTTTTACGAGGTTACCTTATTGAGGCTACACCTATCGATAAACGCGGGACGCTTCAACACATCAAAACCTTGCGCGCATTGAGTCAACAAATTGAGCAAATAAAAGAGCAGATTGTTCAACTCGAGGCTATAGAAAAAAGTTATGCCAGAGTTGGGGATTTACGCCGAAAAGCGGCAGTCGCTGAAGCCGTAAAGCTTCAATTTGCAAGCGAAAGTGCCGGCGAAGTGGCCGCTAATTTGGAGAAAGAGCTAACTGAACTTTCCCAATCTGTAGAGGATGCCCGGCGAGATTTGCCCTATTTGGAAGAATTGCAAACAAGTTTGCAGAATGCCTACGAGGCTTTGCTCCAGGAATTTAGTGCCGATCCAGATGCGCAACAACCAGCGCAATTGCTTAGTTTGCGTCAAGCCCGTTCAAGCAACGTTTTACAAACTCTAAAAGAAGTAAATCGAATTTCTCTCCAGGTAAGGATGGTATTACAGGAGATTAGCGATAACTGTGATGGAGAAACATCTCCTTGGATTAAGGAAGTAAAGCAAAATTTAGATATTTGGGATGGCTGGGCCAAGTCTGATCACATCGCGAGCGTATCACAAATGGAGCAAGTTCTTGATTTATTGCGACGAGTGAACCCGTTATTGCAAGAAAATCTTGAAAGTGCTCGCAAAATAGCTAGTTTAGCAAAAAAGGCCTCTCGTTCCAGTGAAGGAAAGTTAAAGGCTCTTAGTCAGGGAAACCGTATCACCGATGGAAATGTTGCCCAGGCGGTTTTGTTGTTTGCTAACGCAGGCATTACCTGTGTGCCTGTTGCAGAATTGGTGCAGGTATTAGACATTCGATGGCAAGGACCAATAGAAACTTTTCTTGGCCCTCATCGATTAGCATTATTGGTTCAAGAAGGAAGCGAGGATGAAGCTGTTGAACTGATCCGCAGGGAGAAGATTAACGATGTAACCATTATTCAACCTGAACACCTAAAAAGTGAAATAGACCGAACCGTCGCTTCTGATACTGTGGCCGCATTGCTGCAGGGTGAAAACAAAGTGGCTTTGGCTTATTTGCGTCGAATTCTTGGTCGTATGAAGCGTGTAGAAACCGCCGCTGAGCTTCGTCGTGAAGATAGGGCGCTAACAACGGATTACATGTTAAGCGCCAATGGAGGTACTAAGCGTATTCGCCCTTTACCTGAGGGTCGTTGGATTTTAGGTATCAAGTTAACGAATGAAGATCGATCTGCCATTTTGGAAGAGAACCGCCAAGTGCTTCTGATGGCAAGAGAAGCTGAACAACGTGAAGGGAAGCTGGCGAGCGCGTCAAATAATCTTCAATCGACAATTCAGCAAGTCACTAAAACAGCCTATGAGGTAGCTTTTACATTACATCGAACAGCGTTAACTGAACTGAACGCTACTCCCGATCCAGACACAATTCCTGTTCCAGATCGCGTGGCTGTTTTGCAGTTAAATTTAAAAACAGCGAAAAGTGAGGCCGACAAAAGTAAAAAAGATTACGAGACTCGCAATGCTGAATTTACCAAGCTATCAACAAATTTTGATAACTTAAAACCACAATTGGAAAGTAGACGCGAAGAATACCAAAAACTACAGCAACAGCTTGCCGAAGCAGTGGCAGATACAGACTGGGATCGTGAGCTTGCTAATGCCGAGTATAGTCGTATATCAGCAATGGATAACGAAGAACTTGGTGATGCGCTAGAAGATCTATATTCGAAGAGACAAACCTGGCTAAAAAACATTAGTTCAATCGAGCAAGTAGCACGAGACGACTTTATCGATTTTATCAATGATCATTCCATCGAATTATTCGATGAGCGTAACGATTGGCGATTGGCTCACAAGTGGGTAACGTCGCATATCGGAAAATTGAAAGACTCGACTCTTGCTGATTATGAGAACGAAGCCCAGTCGGCGAGAGAAGCTGCTGAAGAATCTTTCCAGTCAGATGTGAAATTCAAAATGCGGGAAGCTATTCTTCGGGTTCGCCAGGAGATACGAGACCTCAATAAAATTCTTGAAACCTGCCCAGCGTTTACAAATGGGGAGAAATATCAATTCGTCGCCGATATTTCTCCTGCACATAAATCACTTTACGAACTGATAGTGAATAATTCTGGTGACAGTGAAATAGACCTGTTCAGTCAACCGGAAACTCAAGTCAATATTATGGCTTTATTGGAGGCTAGCGAGAGCGGACAAGACAAAGGCAACAATCCATTAGAGGACTACCGCCTGCTTTTCAATTTTGACCTGCAAATTCGTCAGGACGGAAAAGTGGTTGATCTTTTGAGTAAGCGGATGGGGGTTGCGTCAAATGGGGAGCATCGTGTGCCCTTCTATGTTATAGCTGGAGCGGCCTTAGCGACTGCTTACCGTATTCGCCCTGGTGCAGAGCGTTCAGGCGCTGGATTGATGATTTTGGATGAAGCATTTTACGGAATGGATGCTCAGAACTCTTTTGTGACAGCTGAATTCTTGAAAAGTCTTGGCTTACAGCTATTAATGGCCGGGCCTGACTCCGATGTGGGTAAACTCGCGCCACTTTTGGACAATTATTATGATTTGGTTCGCTATGGTGCGGATGTCTTTGTGGAGCAAGTGCGGGTCAAGGAGCCAGCTCGCCGGCTATTGAGTAGCGATATTCCTTTGCTGCATCAAGAACTGTTGGATGCTCAGGAAGCACAGTTAATCGCTAATGTACAGTAA
- a CDS encoding Wadjet anti-phage system protein JetD domain-containing protein: protein MMVREGVVLSGEEAANSILGKLLKRAENALAKDASRAISLRLSDKSVPEYWRLQRHKDKLECNAVLRVAEKQGGIKIEWDKRADENSQVERVLLLNENLLASYLGVVPRWVLIEQASREFALYLALYPILEQVLEKWRHGSQVRNSKPGDFEVWISAIRVIDYCRNKVGDDIPIRRLSASIFSNSKRLETLVPYIDSLIQNDLSAAIREAEEVFSELGLVKFPPTLLLAGDLAVLYGQQETRVLRPYIGLAPKEIKAIKKEVSFSYLLTVENLTTFHELVSQRPQGAIVFYTGGMPSPSWKRVYKLLLQELPRNASIYHWGDIDGGGFRIANHLAMCCLEVGFDLRLHCMTASLLSSDTVIARDLSLAERTQIQNICERWSWKNEKDGLGPVAIEQEALPIVWPAT from the coding sequence ATGATGGTGAGGGAGGGCGTTGTTCTATCGGGTGAAGAGGCTGCTAACTCAATTCTTGGAAAGCTACTTAAGCGAGCCGAAAACGCTTTGGCTAAGGATGCGTCTCGTGCCATATCATTGAGATTATCAGATAAGTCAGTACCGGAGTATTGGCGGTTGCAGCGACATAAGGATAAATTGGAGTGTAATGCGGTACTGAGAGTCGCTGAAAAACAAGGAGGCATTAAAATTGAATGGGACAAGCGAGCGGATGAGAATTCTCAAGTTGAACGGGTGCTTTTGCTTAATGAAAACCTGTTAGCGAGTTACCTAGGGGTAGTGCCTCGTTGGGTATTGATTGAGCAAGCTTCTCGAGAGTTTGCCTTGTATCTTGCTCTGTACCCGATATTAGAGCAAGTACTCGAGAAGTGGCGACATGGTTCGCAAGTACGTAATTCCAAACCAGGAGATTTTGAAGTATGGATCAGCGCAATTCGGGTTATTGATTATTGTAGAAACAAAGTTGGCGATGATATTCCGATTCGTCGATTAAGCGCCTCTATTTTTAGTAATAGTAAACGTTTAGAAACACTGGTTCCTTATATTGATTCGCTCATCCAAAATGACTTATCAGCAGCTATTCGAGAAGCTGAAGAGGTTTTTAGCGAACTCGGTTTAGTTAAGTTTCCACCCACGTTATTGCTGGCTGGAGATTTAGCGGTTCTATATGGCCAACAAGAAACTAGAGTATTAAGGCCTTATATCGGTTTGGCACCGAAGGAAATAAAGGCTATCAAAAAGGAAGTATCTTTTTCATATTTACTGACAGTTGAAAACCTAACGACATTTCACGAATTGGTGTCCCAACGGCCTCAAGGAGCTATTGTTTTTTATACGGGCGGAATGCCGAGCCCATCTTGGAAAAGGGTGTATAAATTGCTGCTTCAAGAGCTACCACGGAATGCTTCTATATATCATTGGGGAGATATAGATGGTGGCGGATTTAGAATTGCCAATCATTTAGCAATGTGCTGTTTAGAAGTGGGTTTCGATTTGCGCCTCCATTGCATGACCGCATCTTTGCTATCATCTGACACAGTCATAGCCCGTGATTTATCGTTAGCTGAGCGAACACAGATTCAAAATATCTGTGAACGGTGGAGTTGGAAGAACGAAAAAGACGGATTAGGGCCGGTAGCGATCGAACAAGAGGCATTACCTATTGTATGGCCAGCAACATAG
- a CDS encoding YybH family protein, which translates to MAYQPLKQMIEAADKAITEEDFDSLMAFYADDATLVIKPGLIATGKEQIHKAFFAIAEHFNHSLVVKQGAMHVIHGGNTALVIMETVLETVDAAGVASRMSRRATYVFREDPAGKWLCVIDNSYGTELLGTM; encoded by the coding sequence ATGGCATACCAACCACTCAAACAAATGATCGAAGCTGCTGATAAAGCAATCACTGAAGAGGACTTCGATTCATTGATGGCTTTCTACGCAGACGATGCAACGCTTGTTATCAAGCCTGGCTTGATTGCAACAGGCAAGGAACAAATTCATAAAGCGTTTTTCGCAATTGCCGAACATTTCAACCATAGTCTTGTGGTCAAACAAGGCGCGATGCACGTCATTCATGGCGGGAATACGGCTCTAGTCATCATGGAAACCGTTCTGGAAACGGTAGATGCTGCCGGCGTGGCTAGTCGCATGTCAAGGCGTGCCACCTACGTATTCAGAGAGGACCCTGCCGGCAAGTGGCTTTGCGTTATTGATAATTCGTATGGCACTGAATTACTTGGGACAATGTGA